In the Methanofollis sp. genome, one interval contains:
- a CDS encoding type II toxin-antitoxin system HicB family antitoxin yields the protein MLVKFDIYHDGEFWCARGMGVDIFTQGKTLDELMNTIKEAVELHFEENIDAGEQITIISLTELQVGPIAKISGC from the coding sequence ATGCTGGTAAAATTCGATATCTACCATGATGGTGAGTTCTGGTGTGCCCGCGGCATGGGAGTGGACATCTTCACGCAGGGTAAAACGCTTGACGAACTCATGAATACTATCAAAGAGGCCGTCGAACTGCACTTTGAAGAAAATATCGATGCCGGAGAGCAGATCACGATTATATCCCTGACTGAACTTCAGGTTGGTCCAATTGCCAAAATCTCCGGTTGTTAG